CGTGCACGTCGACCACCTCGTTTCCGTGCAGGCTTGTCGTCAGGTGCCGGTAGGGCGCGTGCACCCTTGTTCAGGGGCTTCTCCTGCAACTTCTCGATCCTGCTAAGACAGTTTTCCCGGTACTCCTCACCCTTGGATCCGTCGGGGGCTTCGTGGCTGCAGTCAATACGGGCGGCCAGTATCAACTTGGCGGACACTATCCGAAGTCCTTGTTTTTTGAGGTCTGTAGGCACCTGGCGAAGGATAGGCGAGTTGTAGAGGTAGCCGCGTTGCCTCACACCAACATTGGTGGCAAAACTAGCCGCTCCTGCTCCCTTTTTGGATCCCCATGCAGCGATGTTGCATGCAGGAGTCTTGGCAAGACCGGTGAGACCTCCGGCGGTGTTGAGCAGCTGTGCTGCCGTGAGCGAACCAACCATTGCTGTTAGGTTAGGCGCAAATAGGTTCATGCGCGATTGAACGTAGTCCGTGAgcgtcttcttggccttgtccAGACTGATAACCATTTTACACGCCCGGACTACCCTCTCGAGGGCTTCCGGTGACATATCTTGACCCTTGGACGTCGTGGCTTCAACCGTGACAATCATGAGTGAAGGTCCATCCAAGACAGACTTGAGAGATACTCCCAAGGGGTTGTCCGTCGCCAGCTGAAGTGTCTTGATGTTTTCTGCATCGAGAGGTCCATTTCCGAGCACGGCAACAACCTTTGCATACTCCAAAGGATTGGTGATCAAAGTTTCGAGCTCAGGGAAGCGCACCGAGTAGTGGTCCTTGATGAATTTGTGTACCAGAACGATCTCGCTATCAATCTGGGTTGATAAGCTGTTTGACTGGGTCAAGAGATGATATTCTGGGTGATCCTCGACGTTGCCGATGGCGCCTGTTTGTGATTCAGGTGGTTGCGACTGATAATGTGATATTTTCTGCAGGGTCCAAGCCAGACGGGTCAGGGCCGGTTCTTTGGTTTTTTGGAAAAGATGTAAACGCCTAATCTCGCATTGCAGCAGATAGGGAGTCAGTGAGGTAGGGGTACTAACCTCGAGAACGGGTTCAAGAGTCTTCATGAGAGTTGCGACTGTCCTAATGTCTCCAATCCCAGCCATCTGCATCTTGTCGACCTTGGCCTTCATCTCCTCCGGATCTGTCCGGTCGACGCCTCCCATCTCATCATCCGAGCTGTCCATGTCGCCATCCATATCGACGtccccgccgccaccgcccatCAAGGACGCACCCTCCTCGTCACCCATCAGACCGTCATCGTGGTCGGGGCTTTCGGCAGCTTCAGAACCGGACTCGAAGTCCTgaagcagctcgtcgacaaGGGTCGACATGGCGACGACGGCAGTGCGCAGAACAGTTGGTCGTAACTTTGTCGCACAAGGTTTATCTTATCGAGTTCTGAGAGGTTATCGAGTTGGTTAGAATGAAATATGGTGGAAGTATTTTCGTCGCGGTGGTCGTATGTTTGTTTCGAGAAGAGTTTAGTAATCCCCAATGTAGGAAATGATATCGCGACTGAACGGGTGTAATGGCTGCAGCTAACGATGCGCGACTTGCGCTGAGTTGCGCCTGCTATCGATAATGTTTTTCCATGTCACACTCGGTTATCCACATGGCATAATGTGGCTGTGCAGAGTGGCGCTTGCTCAGCTATTTATCCAAGAGCCCAGGACTGTATCGAAACTGGTCAAATTAGCACGTTACATACTTTGAAGCCTATTGTGTCATGATATCGAGAGCCTGGCCGAATCGCTCTAGTCCAAATCAGCTTGTGAACAATTATCACTGTACATCTGCGTTGTTAACTACCTTCATAGTCAAGCTCCTGCTGTGGCGTAACGCTGCCTGCCGGAATTCACATGGTGGAGTAATTAGCGTCCCCCGACATGGGTTCCTTGTCGCAGTAGCAAGTCGCGTCCAGAATTTCGACGACGCTTCACTCCTCAACAGCGATGGGAGGAACCCTTACCGCAGTCAACGACCGGCTTGTCTTCTCAGGTTCAATCGGAATTGATCCCACCATCTCAACGGAGACTTTATCAGCGCCGATCGGCTGAGAAAATCGACGATTGATTATTGAGGAGCACAAACCGTCATCCAAGATGGAAGCCTCTCGCGGCCCGCCGCGAGTCAAAAACAAGGCCGCGGCGCCGGTGCAAATCTCGGCCGAGCAGCTACTGCGCGAGGCCACCGACCGCCAGGAGGAAGCACTACAAAAGCCGACGCAACGCTTTGAGGATCTTGAGGAGCTGCACGAGTACCAGGGCCGCAAGCGCaaagagttcgagtcgtacTGCCAGCGGTCCGGCTTCAACCTCAAGAACTGGCTGCAGTACGCGCAGTGGGAGCTCGAGCAGAAGGAGTATGCCCGATCGCGCAGTGTCTTTGAGCGCGCCCTCAACCTGCACGCCAACAAGGTCACCCTATGGATTCGATACGTCGAGGCCGAGCTCAAGAGCCGAAACATCAACTTCGCCCGTAATCTGCTCGACCGCGCTGTCACCCACCTCCCCCGCGTGGACAAGCTGTGGTACAAATATGTCTGGGTCGAAGAGATGCTGGGCAACATCCCCGGCGTGCGCCAGGTATTTGAGCGCTGGATGGAGTGGCAGCCCGACGAGGCCGCCTGGTCCGCCTTTATCAAGTTGGAGCAGAGGTACGGGGAGTACGACCGCGCGCGCGAGATTTTCACCCGTTTTACTATGGTGCATCCAGAGCCGAGGAATTGGATCAAGTGGTCCAAGTTTGAGGAGGAATATGGCACTAGCGACCGTGTGCGTGAGGTGTTTGAGCGTGCGATCGAAGAGCTTAGCAAATACGGCGATGAATTCGTCGAGGAACGGCTATTCATCGCGTATGCGCGGTACGAGGCCAAGCTGCACGATCTGGATCGGGCCCGTGCCATCTACAAATTTGGCTTGGAGAATCTCCCGCGCTCAAAGGCCATGCTGCTGCACAAGGAGTATACCACATTTGAGAAGCAGTACGGCGACAGGGAAGGAGTTGAGGATGTTGTCTTGTCCAAACGAAGGAGGCACTACGAGGATCTTGTCCGGGAGAACCCCAAGAACTATGATGTGTGGTTTGACTATGCTCGTTTGGAGGAGGCGTCTGGAGACATCGACAGAACACGGGAGGTGTACGAAAAGGCCATCGCGCAGGTGCCACcaacac
The Pyricularia oryzae 70-15 chromosome 1, whole genome shotgun sequence DNA segment above includes these coding regions:
- a CDS encoding pre-mRNA-processing factor 31; translation: MSTLVDELLQDFESGSEAAESPDHDDGLMGDEEGASLMGGGGGDVDMDGDMDSSDDEMGGVDRTDPEEMKAKVDKMQMAGIGDIRTVATLMKTLEPVLEKISHYQSQPPESQTGAIGNVEDHPEYHLLTQSNSLSTQIDSEIVLVHKFIKDHYSVRFPELETLITNPLEYAKVVAVLGNGPLDAENIKTLQLATDNPLGVSLKSVLDGPSLMIVTVEATTSKGQDMSPEALERVVRACKMVISLDKAKKTLTDYVQSRMNLFAPNLTAMVGSLTAAQLLNTAGGLTGLAKTPACNIAAWGSKKGAGAASFATNVGVRQRGYLYNSPILRQVPTDLKKQGLRIVSAKLILAARIDCSHEAPDGSKGEEYRENCLSRIEKLQEKPLNKGARALPAPDDKPARKRGGRRARMAKAATAMTDLRKAQNRMAFGKEENEVGYGTGDSTAGMGMIGQQSDGRVRAMQIDNRTRAKLSAKNKGWGGIATSTGSGGAASSLKGFGQTAGNLDLRGKGLRASGVGTTLGSGGTMSSLAFTPMQGLELVDPKVQAELGRKRKAEEDRWFKGGTFTQVGGSGGGDDGVFKKPALPPAKRVDTGATKK
- a CDS encoding pre-mRNA-splicing factor CLF1, yielding MEASRGPPRVKNKAAAPVQISAEQLLREATDRQEEALQKPTQRFEDLEELHEYQGRKRKEFESYCQRSGFNLKNWLQYAQWELEQKEYARSRSVFERALNLHANKVTLWIRYVEAELKSRNINFARNLLDRAVTHLPRVDKLWYKYVWVEEMLGNIPGVRQVFERWMEWQPDEAAWSAFIKLEQRYGEYDRAREIFTRFTMVHPEPRNWIKWSKFEEEYGTSDRVREVFERAIEELSKYGDEFVEERLFIAYARYEAKLHDLDRARAIYKFGLENLPRSKAMLLHKEYTTFEKQYGDREGVEDVVLSKRRRHYEDLVRENPKNYDVWFDYARLEEASGDIDRTREVYEKAIAQVPPTQAKRHWRRYIYLWIFFALWEETEAKNPERARQVYDTCLKLIPHRTFTFAKVWMHKAHFEIRQGDLAAARKTLGRAIGMCPKDRLFKGYIEMEQKLYEFGRCRILYEKHIAYNPANCSTWVKWAELERGLDDLDRARAILDMGIAQPVLDMPEVVWKSYIDFEEEEGEYDKTRSLYERLLDKADHPKVWISYAQFEINIPEEAGEGADEEQEQPVSDEAKARARRVFERAHQGFKDKEMKAERVSILNAWLVFEKTHGSAEDIEKIEKQMPRRTKKKRKLDDDTWEEYVDYIFPADEQVGKNLMNMMAKARARKQAEAEAAAKAAAADDGGESGE